AATCCCGGCCCAACATTTACCCAAAATAAAGAGTTCGAATAATCAAGGAACAAAAAACCCAACATTTACCCCATCGGTGAATATAACATTACATTATTTGTATCACCATGTACTACCAGGTACTTGATCTCCCGGAACAGAGAGGAGGATTCGGTAATTCCGAGAACTGCTGTTAGGTGATCTTAGCAATAAATAGCATCATGGTTTCATGCTTTTAAAAGCACCAAAGTTTCACCAAATCTGTGGAGTATGGAAGAGAGGGTGATAGCTGATATGGACGCTTGCgggagaaaaaggaagaaatgcaTGCGAAGTCAAGGGTTTTGGTTTTCTAGTTGGGACAGGTGATCCAGAGCGGGCGGTTGGTGTAACGTCCGTCACCCAAATTAGTTATACAAATTCGTCAAGGGCCCAATCCTAAGATCTGCAACCATCATCCAGACAAACCCCCACAACTGGGAATATGATTTTCTAATATTAAGGTGCTTTCCGTTTAGGGTTGGTAGTGGTGAGGCCACTGACTCCataattcttctttttctttctttttttgttgcttaTCCCGATGATGAATGCGATGTCTGTGCTTCGAGGTCAAGTGGATTGCTGATagggaaaaaagaagatgtCGGATCATAACGAACTTTTTATCAACTTTCCATGTGCTAAATCAGAGAATGCGAGTAAATACATTACAGCAGAGGAATATTTGGACCTTATTGCCGATTTTGTGTTTTGAAGTGTAAGAAAAGCATTAAGAAAAAAGCTATAACGTCTCAGGAATTACCGTGGTATGTGAAGAGATTCACTGTGAATTTAAACAGTTTAATGATGATTTTATCCTTCATAGCTATTAATAATTATCTTTGTATTGGGAGCAAAAtcgtaaaaaaatattgacatttAAAAGAGGGGTTGTTATGTCATGTCTTTGCACATTTTATGTAAAGTGAAATTTAATGCTTGCCCTTTgacttcaaaaaattaaaggctGGCCTCGGAgtgtattttcatatttatgtCATGGTTTTTCATAATATTCGTATGCCTTAAGGCTTTTTTAGcaatttgttttattgtgatattaataaattgataaagtAGGTCTATACATGCCTCACACACGTAGACGCATCATCACCCTCTATGCCATTCTAGTAGTGCACAGAGGTATGTACGTTGATTAAAAAAGGTCAATCGCCTACTCACCCATCACGAAATGTTATGATGTATATTTTAGGGTTGCACGTTTTGTCATTTAAGCGGCGGTTTGGCGAAGGttgatcttttttcttctcattttcttttctctctcccaaGTCTCGATATATAAGCAGAGCTTTGACAAATTCAATTGTGTCCTctagtttgtatttgttttggattgggtccttattctttttatttctatttttttttctagatttgatACTTCTTTAAATTTGTCCCTAATTATTTAAtctcattagatttttttttatccaatatgatctttattcttatgattaatattttttttatcctttgtcATTTAATTATTGACCTTTTAgcatgttttattaaatattatttaaaaacaaatgcacGTGTCAGCGTGTGATGAGTTATCCCGAGTGCGAGGTAGtaaagttaacccgagttagcttgcatttttttaccaagtttttttgtttaactttgGTATTTTTTGCTAAGTGCTTCTTctgaaaatctaattttttttccttgattttttatgagttttttttctttcaatttcattgttttgcatataataatttgaccttgagcattgttattttttcactttctttctatttggttatTACCATGGTTGGTTGATAAAGTTAACTTGGGTTAGCTTGagtttttttgaactttttttttgttaaactttgattttttgctaggtgcttcttttgattttttttttattttttctcgaTCTTATATCACGGGTTATGGGTTTATCAAGTTAGGCCGAATTGACTCGAGTTTGCTTCtttatgtgtgtgtatgtgtattGTTTTCATCTTTGACATTAACTATTAGGTCTTAAACTTTACAATttcttttcactattttttagctggttattttagttttatatcgTGAGTTGTGCTTTAGTAAATTTAACCTGATTTGTCTTAAATTATTGtcatttgaatattatttttttacattgagaAAATTTATACCAACTCGCAGCATAGGACGAACCACCTATCTACCACCacctaaaatatatatgatttttatttatttatttattaaaatagtatcttcgatttagttttttaaataataaaatcagatTGTTCTCAATCTACTTTTAAACATGTCATAACATTATAATTGATGagtgtgtgtatataatttttgttttctattttctagtTTCAACTAGTAATTGGGTGAAGAACCTAACGTTAAATGATTGTTCTTATCTTACAGCTCATTGATgctcttaattaattatcataagGATCTGGAGCTCCATCGCATGCAAACTCCACATTATTTGTTTCGAAATAATGTTTACGTCGTAACAGCATCCAATTAACATAGTCGCATCAGGAGATCAGCAAaggaaaatttatattaatgcaaaactatatataaataaataaatagacacAGACACACATGGtgaggtctttttttttttttagatggccCATGTCTAAAAGATGGATCTAGGCTAGGCAAACATCTATTGGGCCAGGTTTTGTTAATCGTAAATTGAGATCGTTTCTAGTTTAAGATATTTGGGCCGTGTTAGGTCCAAGAGCTTACACCCATGGACTTACAAgcccattaatttgtttgtttgggTATCCTGGATTTTCCATGCCCCCGAAACCAGAAAGCGGTGCTCGGAACAAAACAACAAAGCGGAGagactgagagagagagagagagagagagagatttggtAACAAACGGCGAGAGCTAAACATGAGGGGGAGTAATAAAGCACTGCTGGTTCGAGCTTTAATTTTCGGAAGCCACCGGAGTTCAATGAACTCCTTCTCCCGTCGTCTTCATGAAAACCTAATTTCAAATCCAGGCAAAACCTCACATCCTTCTAAACCTCTCTCCAACTTCACCACAAAATTTCACTTCTCAACTCCTTATCCGCAACTCTTCCAAAGAaccctctcctcctcctccggtAAAGCCTTAATCTcttctactttttttctttttataattctcTGGTGTTTCAATGCTGCATGTATGTATACCCGTTGAATTAATGATGAATCGATCATATAATTTCAGGTGCATCAAACATTGTTCTTGTAAAATCAGATGAAGAGCTGAATAGCGGACTGAAAAATGTTCAAGGTATTCCAAAATTAGTCCTTTTACTCTTTCAGTTTGTTCAATTCAGtccttaattattaattattctatGTTGCATGCAATTTGAATTTGGTGGactttcaaattataaaacaaacattAGAAATATAAGGTCTGAAGTGACAGCTCCTTGCATTGTGCATTCCTTGTGGCTTACATTACTTTTCTGTTGAAAATTCGTTGACTCAGAGAAGTCTTCTCCAGCGGTTTTCTATTTTACTGCTACATGGTGTGGGCCTTGTAAGTTCCTCATCAATCATTGCTTTGTTTTGCTTTCGGGCATTGTGATTTCTCCTATGTAGATGTTTGTGCGCAATACAGCACGTAGAGCTTCCTGTTTGGTCATGTTATTGAGTGTTCATCTCCTGCAGGCAAGTTTATATCTCCTGTAATCGAAGAGCTGAGTAAGAAATACCCTCATGCAACAATATATAAAGTTGACATTGACACGGTATGAAAGTTTCATGCTTCATGGTGTAAAAATGATACTTCTATTCTTACAAAAAAGTTTCTCTCTTGATTCTATATCATgggattttctttctatttacatCTTAAGAGAATCGATGAAACCAATTAAAATGTAATCAAatttgcaattttaattttaatacactGCCGCCACCACAAACACCATAACCTAAATTTTGGTGGCTGATAGTCATTATTGATTAAAAGGTGTAATGAATAGCATTATTTATGAAACATTAGTCTTTGCGCTACAGGGGCACCTAAGATGAACCTGTCCTAATGGTCAACGGCTTAAATCTGTCTGGGGGGATTTGTGGAGCTCTTTATTGTGTTCATGACCTGGGTTGAGATAATTGAAAAGGACTAGGAGCGTAAGACCATGGGGAAATAATATTTGAAGGCATTAAACAACATCAATATTATGCATGAAACATTAGGTTGTGTGCTTTAGGTTTATCTAAGATAAAAGTTAAAACTATCCCTGTGATCTGAATGACCCACTGAAAATGGTCAATGGTTTGATCTGTCTGCCACATTGGAAACATGGGATGGTGTGGATTAAAAATGAATAAGAGTATAGTGGTATGAGCACATTGGTTGAAACAATCAAGAAATCAAGACTTAGTTTTGACTGTTGAGTATTCTTATTTGGCTCACAGGAAAGCCTATCTTGTGATCATTATAGTAATGTGACATAGCTCTGGTCTTCATATTTAATAGATATAAAGCAAAATTGTTAAAGGGCCAGATTTCTTCCTGTCTTATGGTAGCATAGATAGTCATGAATTCAAAATGGTAGGGACCAATGTTGCCAGCCTCCCTTGCAGGAAGGTCTTCAAAATGCGTTGGCGAACTTGAATATTGCTGCTGTGGTAAAGTTCACTCCTCTTTTTCATTCTTTGATTGCTCTTATTCCATATATGTTCCCTGTACATCCctactaattaatatatttgtatttgttcttattttattcTGAGAGTGTTCTTGGGAATGGATGGTATGTGTATTGGGTTTGCAACCAAATCGTTTCAGGTTCAAGTCCTAAGATTACCCACTCTATGCAAAGTTTTTGGAGGTTGAGAGTTTGAGTCTGTCTCCAAGTTCCCTTCCTGTTCTCTGTTTCTATTACCTGCTGAGTGACTGTTTTGAACCAATAATATCATATGTTTTGCATctgttcttcattttcttcatagaataaataagaaattttcCAAGGTTGTGATGTGACATTAAAAAACATGGAATTCTCCACTTACTGCTAGGAAACCAGAAGGTGCTTATAAATTAGAATGTTCAGATATAAAGAGTTCTCTGCATGACTTGATTGTGATGGACCAGGCATGGGAAATTGTGTATTGGTTTTGCAAGATGCAATGACAGCCAACATGGCATTAAGGAGAAGGTTTTGGGCATGCCAATGTGTTAATGGATTGTATGGTAACCATTCCACTGTGGCAGGGTTTTAGGGAATATCTTTTGTAGGTTTTGGCAGGAGGAAAGTTTGTAATATTTTACATGTATGTTCTGCTTTCATAGTTTTTCAGCATTTATAGTGGCTGGCATAAGAAGAAACATACAATGTCTAGTGCTTGTTGCCATTAGAGGCCTTGGTTGAAGTACAGTTGGATGGGAGGCACTCttgttttgagtttaattttcttttctacaaattttttttctctctcctagtTGTATAAGTACATTATTCTCCTTATACAATCACTCCATTTATACCTCAAAAGAAGCCTTGCCTATTTgtgcaaaatttctttttggaGGGCTTATGGCTCAAATCTTTCTGATTTGAGTCTTCTTTTGCAGCCAACTCTTGATTTCTACAAAAATGGCAAAAAGGAAACTACAATTGTTGGTGCTGATGTTGCCAAGTTGAAGAATACCATGGAATCTCTCTACAGGTAATTTCTAAGTGGACTAAGTTTAACTTTGCATATGCTTCTGTATGTCAGTGACTGCTGGGTAAGTTCATTAATGCCTGTCTGTGAACCAAACTTTATGTATTTAGCACTAGTTGTTACCTAatgatatttatatcttttcatATATCTATGCTTTGCCTCAAGGAACTTACACAGCCCGTGATTTCTACATATCGGTCTTTCTTTAACCCACAAACTTTCTATATACCATTGGAGTGCTTGAAGGAAGTAATTTAAACTTTATCAATTGTATGCCTATATTTGATGCTGCTATGACTTTTTATTCCTTACAAGAGGATAaaagagttggaaatatttaaatcttatttgatTATAGCTTTAACCCCCCCTCCCCAACCCCcctcttttattttgagaatgATTAAGGTCCTCTAACTCAAATGTTATTGCTGATTTTTTGTATGCATAAGCTCACGTGTCACTTGTGCTCAGTCTCTGGCACTCCTGTATGTTTGTCAACAAGTCTAATGTGTCGGTTTGACTAACATATGCTTTGTGTCTTGTCATGACATTCATTTGGTGTTGTGTTCGAATTTCAGTTTCCAAAAATTTTACCTCTGAAAGCAGTTCCTATCCTGGTAGATTTGCATTGACTTATTTTACCACACTTGATAATTTGTCAAAATTCAGTTTGAAGGGGTGGGTGTGGTTGGAAATCTGGTTTCTGCTGAATCTAACCAACTGATACATTGTTCGTGTAAATGGAACTGAAAAGTGGGATCAATTTTAGGTTTTGGGCAAAGCTAAAAAAGTCTCCCAACCATATAGGTCCCCTAacaattttccttctcaatcgGGTCCCCATAGTTTCATAAATTCCATTGAATTCTCTTTTCCTTAATGGATTCCATCCAAAGGCAATCTATTCAATGCTTtcctataaaaatttatcaGGAGCTTATATGAAAAACTCAAATGAGAATTTTAAATGCTTTATGGATCCAATTGAGACCTTACCGCAGAAATGGCATTTGTCTAAGGAtactttcttcttatttttttttttcagggagGATTAAGGGAAGAtgccaaaataaaaggattggtATTGCAAATGGATCGTGAAGGTGTCTAGACGGTGGTGGTTTTGCGGTTCTCTCTCTAGAAAAGTTTTTAAGATGCTTTTACCAGGCCTCTTGTCTCTGAAATCATCTTGCTGTTCTTAATGATCCGTCGGTAGAATATGCTGTGAAAAGACTTCGACATGATCTGCCCATGCTTGTGATGGGACTATCTGAAAAAATGAATACCAGAAAACTAACACATGTTATGCTTCTATAGCACGTACGTTTTTTATTCCtggatttgttttaataaatttaccttggtccttattttatttttttcataaaaaagtcCTTCATTGAAAGTTTTTGTCatcatattttacaaaaaatacaatttagttccgcaatttcttttttttcaattaaattcttacgtgtcaaattataaaatttatttgaattctcAAAATAGATATATGATCaaccaaaatcattaaaaaataatcacatacATGATCAATTaatccaaacaaacaaaaactgtCAGGTATTGAGCTATTACTTTGAGATAGAATTCATTCCTATAATATCACGTATCcatcaagaaatttttttctctttttttttcattttgattttttaggttaaaCTTAGAGGAATAAATGtttataatgaaagaaaataaaaggaaaaatataataatggaTATTGAtatcatacaaaataaaatctttatttttaaatgggTATATCTATTTAAATTCACTTACATTTTATCTTATCTATCAACCCATTTAAAATTAGACTGATTTTGACCCGTTTTATAATTTAACATATAGGGatgtaattaagaaaatgaaatcaaggaataaattatatttactatgacaaaaaaatttcaattaagaactttttttataaaaaaaaatataaggatcaaagtagttttttaaaaaaacattaaggacCAAAAAATACATCAATGAAAAGTTCATGCTACAGGAACATACCATGTATCAATAAATACACATCAACTAATAGACGTCTTAACAGATaagaatgatattaaaaaaaaatttggtctCAAGTTTGAATCATATGATTACTAATATGATGGTCATTGGAggtttacatgattgttaactttTACAAACTGACTGgaacatccatattaataaaaaaaaaaaaggatttttttaactCGAATGCATggttagaagaagaagaagaagaaaattttattgaCATTTCCTTGATTTGAGTGCGATAACATTTTGCCTATGTCTTTTTGAGAATTACCAATTTAAtgtaagatttaaattttaataaaaagaaaaaaaaaaactcttgcatGTAATATAGCAACTAAATACCAAAACAGATGATAGATCACATTCTCTTATTAGCTTCTCGAGTTTTCTTTTCAACCTCTCTGT
This genomic interval from Populus alba chromosome 1, ASM523922v2, whole genome shotgun sequence contains the following:
- the LOC118039057 gene encoding thioredoxin O2, mitochondrial gives rise to the protein MRGSNKALLVRALIFGSHRSSMNSFSRRLHENLISNPGKTSHPSKPLSNFTTKFHFSTPYPQLFQRTLSSSSGASNIVLVKSDEELNSGLKNVQEKSSPAVFYFTATWCGPCKFISPVIEELSKKYPHATIYKVDIDTEGLQNALANLNIAAVPTLDFYKNGKKETTIVGADVAKLKNTMESLYRED